The Mycosarcoma maydis chromosome 13, whole genome shotgun sequence region ATGAAAACCCAAAGCCAACaagttattcgtgattcttccGAAATCCGAGACACCACTCGTGCCTTTGCCACCTCACAGATGCTCATGACTGTAATAAATACACAGCTTGTGGTACAGTAAACTGGTGCACATCCCATGCGTTGTTGGACAGGCAACCTCACGACGGTGGCTTCATCTGTGGAAAGAGTTCTCTCTCACGACGGTGGCTTCATCTGTGGAAAGAGTTCTCTCTCACGACGGACTGGATCCCTGGCACAGCCTTACGTACAAGATATCAAACGACGAGGTACGATCCATTACGGTCTTGTCATGAGTGACTCAGATGGTCGACTACAAGCACGCCGTCGCTCTCTGCAAACGGATACGAGTAGCTACTGAGAAACTGCTTGACAAAGCCGCCCACCTTGACCCTCCGCTTGTCCGTctccttgctgctgtgcttggcCTTGCCGATAGCAATGTATGCCAGACCTTGTATGCCTTCCGCTTCCAACCCGAGCAAAAACTCTTCCGTCAACTCTACTGCCTCTTTCGAAAGCAAGCCATGCAAGTCCAACAGACACTCTGTGCGCTCTTCGACTGACAAGTTGGCCGTGATCGAAGAAGTCTGGCTGCCTTGCAACGCTCCTGGACGTACGACGCCGAGACAAAGCCCGAGGCCGTTTCCTACGAGCTTGCCGCGCAGCCTTCGAGCCCCAGCCTCGTTGCTTTGTGAGGATGCGTTGGAACCTGACAAGTTCGGATCATTGAGGCGGGAGCGCAGCTCGCGCATACGTTCCTTGACAATAGCGTGGGCCGCGGTGCGCGACTCATTCTCGTACTGGTTGTTGAGTGACGAGGCTTCCTTGCTGAATTTTTTCGCTGACGCAACATCGCCTTTACGGTACGCCTCAGAAGCTCGTACAAGCAGCTTGTTACGTTGTTCTGCAAGGGAGAGCGCGTCACCTCGATGGGTCTGGTATGTCTCGGCCGCGCTGCTTCCCGTCAACAGCGTCGGCAGGAGGGCGGAAGGGCGCAGAGGCAGGCGCGCTGAGGGGCGCGGTGCCGCGTTGGCATTCTTGCCATACGGCTTGCTGTCTTGCGTGCTGGATGCTGGCTGGGAGCGGATGGGAGCTCCTTTGGAATGGATGCTGATGACTGCCTGTGCATCACTCTGTGCCTTAATGGCTGCGTCTACAGGCGACCCTTTCTGCACCATCGTTGCCCATCTGTTTTTGGATACATCTGTGCCTCCTCCAAGCGTTGCAGCGTACGAAGTTTTCGAAGACGCGTCTTTCGCAGTCGCGTTGAGTTCCGGGAATTCATCCTTGGATCCATTTGATGCCCGTGCAGATCCACCAGCATTATTGGCTTCGGGCGTCGAGGCAGGCTGTCGCTGGTCAGATCCATCGTTAACGTGCAGCCCCGATACGATGCCTGTGGCAAGCTGATTGAGAGCGTCGTAGTCATGCAGGAAATTGCAAGGATTATGAGCGCAGTGGCCTTTGAGCCAATATCGACAGACAGCTCGACTATCAAGATCGTGCGAGAAGCGACAGTCGCTCCGACGACATTCCCCGGCCATATAGTAGCGGCAGACACGGTTCGCACCGGCCGGACCAGATGAGtttgacgctgctgcttcgtaTCGTGGGGTGAGCTGCGAGGGGCCAGATCTGGTCAGGTCTGGACGCTGGCCTCGAGAAGCACCAAGGCCGAGAGCCTCTCTGGACATTACGTTGACTCCTGCCTTGACACCAGCCGTGGCTGGCAGTGGGGAGGGCGCAAAACGAGGCGAACTGATTGCCGGTAGCGTGGgggcgaggcgaggcgcAGAAGCACCACCAGAAAGTAGTGATTGCGTTCCGTCGCCCAAAGGCTTGCCGTCGTTTTCCCAAATGGCGTTCAACGTCTTTTCGACGTCGTAGTTGTGCATGACGAGCGCTTCGTCGACTTGCTCTGGGCTCCATTCGGACGAGCCGGCTTTGGTGCCGGTGACGAGGATCGAGTAGAGCATATCGAAGGGAGTGAGAGGCGCTGTGGGCTCAGCACCGAGCGGGTCAGCTTGCGCGGGATCAAAGCCAGCACTCGCTGCAGGATCGATCCAGCTGGCCGCAAACGTGTCGGAAGCGCCAAAAGAGGGTGCCGCAGTCCAGCCAGCGTCAGGATCGTACGAGGTGTAGCCAGCAAAGCTGATGGGTTGTTGCTGTGCAGGTTTGATGGTGCCGAAGGGCGAGaattcgtcgtcgtcgtcatcgtcattgGCGCCGGCGTGACTCTTGTTTGCCAAGGCCAGACTGCTACTGCTGGCGTTGGAGCTAGGGCGACGGATGAGGTTGGATGCCGGACGGGTCGGCGTGAATGTAAGCGGTGCCGGAGCGCCGccagaggacgaggcggtACGCGGCTTGAATTCTGTAGCAGCAATGTTGAGCTTTGGCGAGCCAAAGGGCGACGGCGAGGCGGGTCGACTGGCTGAGCTGCCGATGACGCCTGGCGGCAGCGAGGCCATGGGCGAAGCGACACCGGAAGCGCCACCGTTGGAGGAGACGAGACTGGTGGTGGAGAGGTTTGACAGGGTGCGGTTCCACGGTTTGGGAGATGCACGTGGAGAGCCGGAACCAATGACTCCAGGATGGGGCCTTGGGCTGGCAGCGGtgttggcggtggcagaGGGCCATACAGGGCTTGCGGCCGAAGTCAACGAAGCCAATGCGCTTGAACCAAGATGCGGAGAAGTGGGACGCTGTGTAAAGGCGGAAGGCGTGCCATCTGTAGGGGTGCCGGCAAGAGACGAGGCGGGCGAGAAGGATGGCCTGGAGGGCGTCCAAGGGCGGGACGTGGAGAAGGAACGTATGCTGGCAGGACGACGAACAGGTGACTGTGTGGAGTTGGCAGCGAAAGAGGCACCAGTGGGCTGTACATCCTCGCGATGACGGTGCATGAGGTCGAGCACGAGATGGTCAATTCGCGCTGATGGCGAGGGGACACCTTCGATCGCATAGAGCGCGTTTGCCAGCGTGGCTCTGACCTTGTCGATACGTTCCTCCTCGTCTAGATGGCTATCGTTGAGCGTGGCGAGCAGATCAGCGGTGAAGTCTGGAGTAGGAGCCGAAGTGGAAGTTCTACGGCTGCTGGAGGAAGAAAAAGTGCCATGGTGAGAAAGCGCCTGAAGCGaaagctgctgtgctttgaacgaggaagagagagGCGATGACGTAGCCAGAGACGaagcatcatcgtcgtcgacaacAGTGCCATGCCTCaggtcgtcgacgtcgttgaCTTGCGACAGAAGCGTGGATGGCAGGTATGCATCGTAGCCCGGAGGATCTGGGCCGGGATCGCCATCGTCCGAGGCAGAAGCGGAAGCTGACGATGAAAGCGAGGATGGCTTGTGCGGTTTGAAAGCAGCGGTGAGCAACGGAGCCGCACCGATCGATGTTGCgatggacgaggatgcggaAGAGGTCGTGGTATTGGCTGTAGCCGTagtcgagctggaagatGAAAACGGAGTTGCGTTGACGGACGAGCCGTTCCTTTGAACCAGGAGAGAATCGAGAAAAGCTTTGGCATAGCTGCCACCGCTCTGTCTGGTGGACATGGTTGCTCAGCAATGCTTGGGGCACATCAGTTGAAGGTGGCGTTGGTGAGCATGCGTGGGTTAGCAGATAGGATCAGTCAAGGGTGCCGAAGTCGATGGCGTGGGCGAATGGGAACGGATGACGACTGCATCGCAGTGAGTTAGCGCCGCCTTCTCGCTGATGAGGCTCTCTACGGAGATGAGCCGACAATCGCAGCTAGATCGCCAGAGCTAAGCCGAGCAAAGCTGAACCGAGTTTCCCCGAGCTAATCCGATGTGAGCTAgacggtgatggtgatgagaagatgatgaggatGTGATCAACGAGCCTTTACAAGTGAATTAATTCATCACGAACTTAGGagagtcatgagtgtgattcgtgattcgtgattcgtgattcgtgattcgtgattcgtgattcgtgattagaTAGAGGGACAACTCCCAAAAGGTAGTGTGCaagtattcacgattcgtgattcacgattaccgcaagtcacgagtaactTGAGAGCTGTGTCGCCAGGCTGTTTCCTGTCGCTTTCGCCCCAAAAGCTGTCCAATACTCAGGACTGTACTGTGCTGTACCTTTTTTATTTTTTTGGTTCGTTTTTTGGCGCGTCTCGCTTGATTCAAGACTCTGCTCTTTCAGTTTGATTTGAACGACAGAGGCGCGGGGCTTCAACACGTCAGGggcaagccaagccacAGCACGTTCCTTCAGAGCGGTGagcacaatcacgaatcacgaatcacgaatcacgaatcacgaatcacgcacgacAAATTTCCCCACATGTTACACCTTGCATCGTTACATTCTTGCTCTTCGGCTCCGAGATGCCTACGGGAAAGGGCtacacgaatcgtgaatcgtaaatgcatcagccattcgtgattcacgattggcgattcacgattcacgattcacgattcacgattggcgattCACTTTTCGCATTTCACACACGAGACTCGCTCGCACTTCGGGTCTGAACAGCGCGTGCAAtcttgttgttgttgctcaagctgcgccGACGTagcatcgtcatcttgtCTTGACCACATCACTTCAACGTCTGTCTTGTCGTCATGTCATATCCCAACGCCAACGGGGCTGGGCCTGGAGCTACCGCTGCTGGCTCCAGTTCGCGCTCCAAGCGTGAGCTCATCGACCGCGTCCGATATCCTAACCCAATCCCGGTTCCGCCTTACCCGCCAAAGCTCGTCAAAATTCGCACAGAGCCTTCTAGATATGCCAATCCTCACTTTGCAGACCGCCTCGCAAGCCAGCAGCCCATTCCGCTCATGGTCGACGTCCATGCTGGTATGCCCATCGACCTCGCCAATTTTCAAAACCTTTGGGAAGGCGATCTTTCCGAAGTGGTCGTCCCcgctcaagccaagctcgaaccCAAACACCTTGACGACGCAGACGCCTTTCTGCTTCAAGACTTTGCTGCCAACCTTCCTCCTACAGCCTCTTCTAACTCAACTTCGGGAGCTATCGGTCTCATCACCTCTTTGAAAGCATCCGACGATCCAGCTTCACAAGCAACTCTTCAAGCCGCcctccagcagcgccacgTACAATCCCTTGGCCCCGGCGCCAAGGCTGCACTGGCAGCCGACGATGTCACTTGGCTTCGAAGGACAGAGTATCTCAGCGCACAGCAGAAGAATGCTCAGCAACAGGTTCACAAACCCAAAGTCACAGAGCGCATCGATGTCTCGCGCCAAGCGCAGCTCGCAAAAATCCAAAATTCCTTTACCGACGCACAAAAGCCGCTCTCGAGCCTTGTCCATCCTCATAAAAAGGGCGTCAAGGCCGAAAAGGTCTTTGACTTCCTCCCAGACCCAGAGACGTGGGCTACAGACTACCAAGTTGTCCGCTTCATTGACCATCCTGGCCGCATCATCAACGGCGTTCCCCAACCCGATCCGCGTCTTGATGTTGCTCTCCTCCGCCCTGTCAATGCTGCGGATGGTGAACAGCGTGTTTCATACTACCTTCCTGCAGGAGAACATGTCCCCGAGGACCCCGAGGCGCCTATGACCCTCATCGACAACCGTGACATCGAGGAGAACAACGCTCGTAGACTTCGCAAGAGGAGAAGGACAGGCAAGTTCCCCGTCCCACCCGAAGCgggcgacgacgacgacgatatCGACGACGAAAATCGTCccgagccaaagctgctcaagaaggaTTACGCTACGCCATTTAAGCTTTCGCGCGACTACGTGCCCAAAGATAGCACAGAGAGCGCTCACGACGTTCTTCTCCTCACCTTGGACGACGGAATTCCCGATGTCGACCCAGAtgccgacgtcgatccCATCAAAGGTATCAAGTCTGCCCCCGCCCAAACcgaagatgaggatgaTCTGTTTGgcgaagatgacgacgatgctcaGGATGGCGCTGACAGTCGCCTAGACTCGACCCTTCCTCCGCAATCCGAATTCGAACGTCAAAAGCGATCCAGGAGATCCGCGGCTACCAAAGGCAAGGAACGAAGCGAGCAGCCCGATGGTCAAGGTCTCACCAGCGAGTCTCGTCCCAAAGCACGTGCCTACTATCACAAGGTTGGTATGCGATTCACTCTTCGTGTCTGGCGTTCCAGGTTCGCCAACAATGAAAAACTGCGCaaccgagatcgacgataCCCAGGCAAGTGGGATGCCATCATTCTTTCCAACCGCGAACTGCAAGAAAACGAAAAGCTGCGAAGATTGCATGCGCGCAGCCAGGTTGATGACGTTGGGGAGCTTGAGCCTTACGAGCCTGAAGACGAGTTTGAAGAAGCGTTGGTTCAAGACGAGGCTGCCGAGGTTACCTCAAAtcgtgctgctgagcaCCTCTTCGAAGAGCGTGACGAGGCCGTAGAGCGGGCAGATGGCCATGTCGATGCCACCGCTCGAAGCCGCGCAagcgacgaagatgacCAGGTTGACGAACAGATcaatgatgatggcgaggatgaCCGtagcgatgacgatgaagacgaagacgacgatgaggacggTACAGTCGACGGAGACGAGGAGCTTGCGGCTCTACGCGCAGAAGCCGGTGAAGCGGGTCAAGTCCTCGGCCAGGATgttggaggtggtggacgaCAATCGCGCACTCGACGAGCCGCCGCAGCTCCTTCCGAATCAGACACCCTCGCGGCAGCCAGGGACGTGGAGGACGATTGAAGTGCTTTCCTCTACGATGTATTCCAGGCCATGCAAACTTGCCCATTCTCAAAGTTACGCAACGAATTACATTGCAAGTCACAGAGCGAGCTGGTCTGAAAACCAGCAAGTGTGAATGAAACCAGATTCTTATGAGACCATCATAGTTATGCAATTCCGTTTCTCCTCGAATCCTGGATCACGTGGATGGAGCGACAGCTCATGTTTGATACGCAAACACGTTTGCAGCGCCGTCTCGACCAAAGCATTTAAGTTTTCAGCACGTCTGACACGCGGATTCTCCGGCTTGCATCTGTTCGCGCTTAACAAATTATTCGGCCATTTCCATATTGTGTCGTGCAGCAGGATCTCGAATGTAGCACTTGGATTTGTTCCATACAAGAAAGTGTACGAACGCAGTGCAACGACGACAGAAAAGGGCGAGAAAGAGCAGGAAACAGGCTCAGGGCAGGGTATCATTAGATATGTCACTTGAGTTATGTAGGATGCGACAACCGTCGTTCGTCCCGTTGAGCAGCTTAGGTGCTGTCGAAAGCACCCAAGCTTCCCGGCTGGTGGTGTGACGAGCCCGTTGGTCGATTTCATGAAATGTTGACACCTTAGCCGCACAACTGTCACAGGCCTCTTCAATTGTTCGGTATATGCTTCCCAGCTTGCGTCCAGTCATATTCGCACATACAAGGATTGGAAGCGACCGAAGAAGATCGAGTACACACTTTCTTTGCGCGGATGGAGGCGTATCGTACAAGCTATGTTTCCGAAGTGATCTGATCAACGATCCTCGGCCCATTCCTGTTTTCGCAGTATCAGTCCAAGGTGGAACGATGTGTTGGATGGTCAGCGGCATACCTTCACGAGGCAACAACTTGCAGCTTGATTTTGTAGCACTTACGTTCTCCTTTCGGATTTGTGCCTCCTCCTCTGGCGAGAAGTCGTTCTGGATGTTGAACAGCTTTCGGATCTCCTCGGTGGTCTTACCCTTGATCATGTTGGCGCTGCCGGAAGAGAACGCAGAAGGCAACATTTGCAGGCCAATACCATTGTCAGAAGATGAGGCGAAACATAGACAACGGGAAAAACACACCTGGCTGCGAATGCGGCCGATACCTACACAGTCTTGCAACCGACATCGAGGAGAGGCTTGATGTCGAGGTAGTTTGCTGCCAGGATGATTTCGAAGAGCATCTCCTGGTCAACTTGAATGAACTTGGCGTCCCAGTCCGAGATATCGGTTGTACGTCTGCGCGATTCTTCTGCGTCGTCCGCAGGTGCGGGTGGGTCGTTGCGGTGATGAGAGCAGTACTCGAGGACCTGTGTGATACGAAAGTGGCGTTCAGGCTCGAAAATCTAGATTTGCTAGCTTGTATGGAATCATTGTCGGTGAACTTACCTTTTTGAGCACGTTGGAAGACACATTCACGAGGGGAATCGGTTGTTCCGTGTCTCCGATGTCTGTCGACAGAAGAAAACGTGGATTGCAAGAGACAGTGGCGGAGTTGATTAGGCGTCTGATACATGAGTACGCAGTGGCCGCAAAGGAAAGCAAATCCAAGCAAGCTGGCGGACATCCATCAAATCTTACCTTCGAGCATTTGCTTGATGAGCACCGAACGCTCGGCGACATCGCGATCAACCGTGAACTGCTCGTTGTCCGAAGTGGTGAGGCTGACCATGTCTGCAGCTGGCAACTGTGTGGTTGCAAATGTGTCGTTGAATGGGAATGAATTGCTTGTATTCGGGGCCTAGAGATTGCCTGCGTTGGTGCTTGAGTGCCACGGGGTGATGAAGGTGCTGTAATTGACACTGAGAGGAAGCGAGGAAGGGTGTGGTATCATCGAGTACACAAGCAAAGTCCGTCGATGCATCGACTGAGCTGCCAAAAatcagccacgagcgtcAATGCGCAactgtgattcgtgattaagcgctgctcgctgctcgctgctctactcgtgactggcgtTGAGCCTTGAGGCAGCGCAACACAACCTCAGTGCGAATCTGAATTTGGGCTGCATTTCGCCATCACTGTGTGGTCACGGCGCGCCTTTTCGTGAGTGGAGTTGGACGCGGACAGAGATCAGCGCTCTACGTGCAATTTCCCCGATTAGACTTCTCAGGCTCAACGCACACATACACGATACAGTACATACtgtacattcgtgatttacaCAGGCCTTCTTTCTTCAGACCGAGTCAAGCCACGCCGCCAACGATGTGTGTATCCTTCTCTGATTGTATGAATTGTGCGGATGTTGAACAGCATTAGAGAAGAGACAAGGTTGAACTAGTCGTACAAGCAGATAGGAACTAGATGTATACGTATGTGTGACTTGAGACGTGCAAACAAAGAGGAGAAtgctggtggtgatgaGAAAAGCAACGGAAAAACAGGTATCCAGAAAAAGGAAAATGCATTGTTGAAAGCAAGCGAAGAATGCGTGACGTTACGTTGAGAAGCCCCGAGATTGTCCGAAAGTAGCTAGATTGTGGTTGAATGCAGGAAAACAAGGAAGACAGTGAGGTGCAGAGGTTTACGACCTCGAGCACCTGGCAGGCGCGCAGTTGATGCAGGCCTTTTGCTGGGTACAGAGCATCTAAAAGATGTCTGCAGGGTGAGCAAGAGGTGATGTGTCATTGATCAGGAGGCTGCGGGAGCAGGAGAAGAGGCATTGCCGTTCGAGATGGCATTGGCAGGCGAAGAAATCGAGTTGGTCACATGCCCGGCTGCGTTGCTGACGGCGGAAGCCAAGCCAGAAAGCGAGCCATTGACGGCCGATGTGACCTCCGAAGCGCTGAGGAAGGGTTCAAAGATCGAGTCGTTGGCTTTGAAGTCATTGTGCACCACATTGACAAGGAAGTAGCTGTTGAACATGTCTTCAAGGAACTTGCGTGATGGCGATGTAGGCTCGTACACCTTGGCCCAGTTCCTTCCGATCTCGTACGCCTCGTCCTTCCATGCCAGGAATGAGATGGACTCGACGATGGTCGGCTGGATGATCTCACAGTGCGGGAAGACACCCCAGGTGACGGCATTAGGAGCTTCCGagttggtgttggtgcgCATGTCGCCCTGCGAGTTGACGGCATGGTAAGTGATCTGCGGATCGGCCTCGATTCTGGCAATAAGAGCGTCAAGATCCTCGGGTGAGACAAAAAACTCGAGGTAGGCTTTTTGATAGACGTAACCGTTCTTGGGACCCCAGCCGTGCACCTTGTCGTCGCTACGAGCACCGTCGACGGCGGGCTGCGAGTTGATGGTGAggaagccaagctggtTCATCTTTGCAAGCTTGTCGCTGATCACCGAGGTTTCGCGTGCGACGGGCGTCTCGGACCACGGAAGAGCCTTAACTTGGCCGGCGCAGAACTGTTGGAAGAGGGTTTTGACGTCGTCCAAACAAGTGGGAGCGCCCCACATCTCTTTGGCCTCTTCGTTCGAGTATCGTAGCTTTACACCGTAGGCGTCAACGTCGCCATACGCAGGCGAGCGAGCGTCGCCCCATCGACCGTTAGGGAACTCGTCCCAGGTCTCGGTACGGTTGACGTAGCTCTTTGCACGATTGGCCCAGAAGATGGGACGAATTTTCTCCTCGCGCCTCTTGGGAGTGAGACTAGGCGTCCAAGGGAGAGGGCTGACTTGGTTGACCGAGGGTGTGAGGCCGAGATAATCAAGGAGCATGCGCGAACCTTTCTCAAGGTTCATGGTGTAGATGTGCAAGCCGCTGATGCCCAGGCCGGTGCCAACGATTTTTTTGCACATTTCACCGACGAGACGGGTGCCAATCTCTCGCACCTTTTGGTCGTCGTCTCTGACAGGATCGAGAGCGTCATGGAAATACTGAGGGACCAAGGTGCCGAAGCGAGCAGTAGCGCGCTGGAAACCACCATAGGTCTGGATGGGCATGACACCGGGGATGATTGGACAGTTGATCCCTGCAGCTCGTACGTCCTTGACCCACTTTGCGAAAATGTCAAAGTCGTAAAACATCTGCGTAAAGATAAAGTCTGCGCCGGCTTCAATCTTTTCCTTGAGACGTTCGAGCTCCAATTCGGGCCCGTCGATGGCTTCAGGGTGACCCTCGGGGAAGCCGGCGACTGCAATGGCAAAGTAGTCGCCGTATTGCTCGCGGATATATTCTACGAGTTCCTTGGCGCGGGTAAAGCCGGCAGCGTGAGGCTCCCATTCGGACTGACCAGCAGGAGGATCGCCTCGCAGAGCGAGAATGTTACGGCAGCCAAATTCCTTGGCCTCCTTGAGTGCGGTGTCGATTTTCTCACGAGGCATGTTGGTGCAGGTGAGGTGCATGCAGGTCTCCAGACCGATGTAGGTATGGACGGTCTTTACCAGCGAAGCGGTGAGGTCCGAGGTACGACCACCAGCGTTCCAGGTGATGTCGACGAACTCGGGGCCGAGGTCGGCCATACGCTCGATACGATCATAGAGATTGGTAAGACCCTGGGCGGTACGAGGAGGAAAGTACTCGAAGCTCCACCAAATGCGACCTTCCTTTTCGGCCTTTGCGATCTTGTTGGTGATCTTCCAAGAGGTGTCGCCCTtgggaggaagaggagagtCGATGCCGTTGGACATGATGAAGGTGGCGATGGTTTTCAAGGGCTTGGGTGATGGTGGGAGTATTCTGAATCGAAGACGACGTCAATGTAGATGATGCAGACGTGTCTATGAAATCAGAACAGTGACCCGAACACTCTAGCGTGCGGTGGTAATGATGTTTGGATGAcagagggagagagagagggagagagacGGTAGACGCTTTGTCTACTTGAGCGGAAGGGATGGACTATAGGGGACTGTAGGAGAACGGTGGGAAGCACGCAAGAGCCAAGTGTGAAAGGACGCAAGCGCAACCAGAACGTGCGTCTGTGGCGGGCGGATTTACGGTTGGCCCCAACTACTTACTACACTGGGACAGAAGCATgtgccaatcacgaatcacagtcgtgagtagagtgagtcgtgagtcttcttgaatcacgaacaatcgtgaatcgtgaatcgtgaatttctTCTTAGCTCAGGGTCTTGGTTGGGCTCTTCAGAAGAACACTCGCGATCTGTCACGACTGTGGTGCTTGCTTGACTCGCTCACCCTCGCATGATTTTCTGATTTTCTGATTTTCTGATTTGTCTGATTTTCCGATTTTCCAATTTTCCAATTTCCATTCATTTTCCAACTTGGCTTCATGGCGGTCATCGGTGATTGCCGAGGCTACTACAGTCTGAGTGCGTGAACCTGATCTGATCGCATCTAGGTCCATGCTTACCTACGCATGAGTAAGCCCAACCTTCTCACAACAAAACCGTGAAATGACggctgaatcgtgaatcgtgaatcgtgaatgtgtcaCTTTGCTAGAAGCACGTTTCTGCCCCACCAAACTCATGGATTCAAGATTGCATTTCCATACAACCCCACACTCGTTGCTGTATGCGATACCCCCACGTGTAAGCCACTGTCTCTATCGCCGATCTGATATGGTCGAATGATCGACACTCGTCCTCAACGTCCATCCCGTGCCCTCACAAAGGAATGTACGCTGCTTAGTCCTACTGGTGCATCTCGCTTCAAAATTGACGTCATCTATGAGCAAAGATGATCAGCGCCAGCCTCACACATCTCAGGTATCATCCAACATGAGTCGTTTCCGCATTCGTAGCAGGGCCGGCTCGCTTCTCAACTCCAGTTTCGATTATCTGACAAGTCGTGATTGGCCGGCCGTCGCCGGCTCAGCGCGAGCGAAACTTCAACTTGCCTCCACTTCAGCAACTACGCCGACTCGAGACATCAGGGCAGGTCAAGCAAGTCACTTTTCTTCCTCAACTTCGCTACCTCGTGTCAGGGACATGTCGGGTCGCGCTGGTGTCGAAAACGTCGTCCTACTTCCCGGTTGGACTCAACGAAGGGTGGCTCGCGACCGTCACCCGCAAGGCTGGGCTACCATCGACGCTCCCGAAGATCTGGAAGATGGCGAGGTTGAGCTTCACATCTGGCTTCACGGCTTGGTTGCTAAGACGCTCCATTCTCCCAGTAGAAGTCAGAGGATCTTTAATCAAATGGCACGCCAACTCGCAGGCCTTCCCAAGATTCAACCTCAGCCTGCCGGATCTTCAATTCTAGATTCCTCTGCGGCTGCAACCTATGTCGAAGAGCCTCAGCAGATCGATGGTGATCTCTTCCTTCAAAACGACTCCCATGGGCGGAGCCATGAAAATTTCTCCGAGATAATCGCTCGCAAGGTCATCGAAAAGGCTGATGATCAAACTCTCGTGCGTCTCATGGAGGACCTTCACGCCTTTCCCACAGACTC contains the following coding sequences:
- a CDS encoding uncharacterized protein (related to DNA-directed RNA polymerase II regulator), producing MSYPNANGAGPGATAAGSSSRSKRELIDRVRYPNPIPVPPYPPKLVKIRTEPSRYANPHFADRLASQQPIPLMVDVHAGMPIDLANFQNLWEGDLSEVVVPAQAKLEPKHLDDADAFLLQDFAANLPPTASSNSTSGAIGLITSLKASDDPASQATLQAALQQRHVQSLGPGAKAALAADDVTWLRRTEYLSAQQKNAQQQVHKPKVTERIDVSRQAQLAKIQNSFTDAQKPLSSLVHPHKKGVKAEKVFDFLPDPETWATDYQVVRFIDHPGRIINGVPQPDPRLDVALLRPVNAADGEQRVSYYLPAGEHVPEDPEAPMTLIDNRDIEENNARRLRKRRRTGKFPVPPEAGDDDDDIDDENRPEPKLLKKDYATPFKLSRDYVPKDSTESAHDVLLLTLDDGIPDVDPDADVDPIKGIKSAPAQTEDEDDLFGEDDDDAQDGADSRLDSTLPPQSEFERQKRSRRSAATKGKERSEQPDGQGLTSESRPKARAYYHKVGMRFTLRVWRSRFANNEKLRNRDRRYPGKWDAIILSNRELQENEKLRRLHARSQVDDVGELEPYEPEDEFEEALVQDEAAEVTSNRAAEHLFEERDEAVERADGHVDATARSRASDEDDQVDEQINDDGEDDRSDDDEDEDDDEDGTVDGDEELAALRAEAGEAGQVLGQDVGGGGRQSRTRRAAAAPSESDTLAAARDVEDD
- a CDS encoding putative negative regulator sulfur controller-3, encoding MVSLTTSDNEQFTVDRDVAERSVLIKQMLEDIGDTEQPIPLVNVSSNVLKKVLEYCSHHRNDPPAPADDAEESRRRTTDISDWDAKFIQVDQEMLFEIILAANYLDIKPLLDVGCKTVANMIKGKTTEEIRKLFNIQNDFSPEEEAQIRKENEWAEDR
- a CDS encoding putative methylene tetrahydrofolate reductase, which produces MSNGIDSPLPPKGDTSWKITNKIAKAEKEGRIWWSFEYFPPRTAQGLTNLYDRIERMADLGPEFVDITWNAGGRTSDLTASLVKTVHTYIGLETCMHLTCTNMPREKIDTALKEAKEFGCRNILALRGDPPAGQSEWEPHAAGFTRAKELVEYIREQYGDYFAIAVAGFPEGHPEAIDGPELELERLKEKIEAGADFIFTQMFYDFDIFAKWVKDVRAAGINCPIIPGVMPIQTYGGFQRATARFGTLVPQYFHDALDPVRDDDQKVREIGTRLVGEMCKKIVGTGLGISGLHIYTMNLEKGSRMLLDYLGLTPSVNQVSPLPWTPSLTPKRREEKIRPIFWANRAKSYVNRTETWDEFPNGRWGDARSPAYGDVDAYGVKLRYSNEEAKEMWGAPTCLDDVKTLFQQFCAGQVKALPWSETPVARETSVISDKLAKMNQLGFLTINSQPAVDGARSDDKVHGWGPKNGYVYQKAYLEFFVSPEDLDALIARIEADPQITYHAVNSQGDMRTNTNSEAPNAVTWGVFPHCEIIQPTIVESISFLAWKDEAYEIGRNWAKVYEPTSPSRKFLEDMFNSYFLVNVVHNDFKANDSIFEPFLSASEVTSAVNGSLSGLASAVSNAAGHVTNSISSPANAISNGNASSPAPAAS